The genomic DNA TGCACTGCAGATAGAACTATTGCCATAATGGAATGCAATTTGAATCAAAACAACACTGTTCAAGGCTGTAGTCAAAGTTCAGTCCAAGGCCCATATCTCACAGTTCATCCTTCCAATATGCTGAACCCTGTAGCGGTAGTGTCTGACGAACACCCAGAGCAACATCAAGTCATTTAAACTTTCCTCCCAGCTGAGGTCCACAACGTTGGTGACGGCATCATCGTTTTCTCTGTGTATTTCAAAGCTGTGGAGGCGGCGATATACATGATCAGTGAGGTTGATCCCAATACAGTACCTTTGAAATGAGAGAAAGGTCTACCAAAGATATTTTACCTTGGAAAGTTCTAAGAGCTCTTATCTGAAGGTCCACAGCGTTCGTTACAAAGAGGGCTGGTTTGGATTCTCATGCTAGTGGAGTAATGAGGGACAATCATGGACCTATTCCCTAAAGAGAGGAGCATATGGGGTAGTGTTCAGTTATGATAACAGGTCATGTCCTGACTAACTTGGCTAAGATATACTTTATTTTTCATGTGCTGTTCAGTCTCCGCACAGTCGAGTGCTCAGCTCTTtgaagtatactcttttgactgcgAGCCTAACCGAACACGTACTACGACTGCTTTGCGATACTCTTTTTACATAGTAAATGCCAGGTGCATGCGCCAACAACAGGGACTAAGacgtaggggtgggtaaaaatatcgaatTTCCCATGCATCGCGATCTCATTTgatcgatatcgattcttaaatcctaagATCAATTCAAGTAAAGCATATGCAACTAAATTGTGCTATCAGGCGCCAAAACTGCCGTCCAACACTCGATTTGCTTTAAGTGCATTTACACGGTGAAGTTGAAGCCTGGTGCAAGTGATGCTCTCTATACTATTCTAGTGTAATTCTGGAGCACATGCTTCAACTGGGCTTCCCTCGCTATCAGCGCTGCAGAGATGGGATAGTGCAGAGCTGATCACTTTGCGGCGGCTTCCCTTGATGATCACAAGGCTTACCATGATATCGTGGTGTGGGCTTCTAAACTtaagacccatttgaattctgaaAAATGTCTAGTTTAAAGCACTAtcgaggaagtcaaacctcttaaACAGCTGGACAGCCCCAAAATTCTATGCAGCAATGTCTGATCGGATATTTAAAAAGCGCATACATACGAAAATAGGTAAATAAGACCAATAAGTAAATAGTAGGGAGTTTACCTTATATCCAAGCACGGAAAGGCCGTTTCTGAAAAGTTTGTTGCTCTAAcattctaacatttttttttgtctactgtgAGATTAGCATATCATTCTTCAAGTGTAACCTGATGTATCCATTACCTGATGAGTTTTATCTGATAAACACTCTTTAAACATTTACCTGTCACAGGTGATGCCATGACACCATGACTGGAACTTGCAGTGGTGGGATGATAGAGTGAGGTCAAGTTGTTGGGTGTGTAGGTGCCCAGCAAGTTGATGACATTCCAGTCCGCTTGCAAGCTGCTGCTAGACGTCGCTGGAGTCACCTTAACAGGAGCTACGGGGGAATTCGTCTGGAGTGATATTTTCATATTTCTTCCGTAAGGCACTGGCCTGTTGAAGTTCTCTCTGTGCCGCCCAGAAGCAGCATGTAGAGGCTCAAAGGACTTCTGTCTTTTACTAGAGGGTTCACCGAAGTCCATTTGCGTCAGGTTTCTGAATCGGTCTGACAGGCAAAGTCTGCCTGGATCTGTGGGCCAAACCATTCCGTTTTTGCCCATACTTGCCCTCTGATGATCCATGCCAGGTCTCTGCTTGGACATATCTCGATCGATTACCAGTGGTGCATTTAATTTCCTGCTTGATTCTGCAGCACGTTCTGGGATTCTGGATAGCGAGCTGGTTGGTACATCCGATTCCCTGCCTCTATGTCTCTCCTGGTGCTGATCTCTCGAGCGTTCTTTGGTGGGAGAAATCTTAGACGTTTGAGGATGTTTGGAAGCCTTCTCCCCAGGTTTTTCTTGCTGGCGTAGTGGGGATTTTGTCCGGCGGGGATGTTTCCTGTTGATTTGGGGCAAAGGAGTGACGTCTTTGCCCTCCAGAGCTGGGGGGCAACCAGTGTATCGTTTCTGCTTTTGAGGTCCCCTGTATCCGTTCTTCTTAACGTCCAATTTCTCCTTGTGGATGAGCTTCTTATGCATCAGAAGAACTTCAGGGTAGAGGGTTTTATAAGAGCAAGAGGTACATGTGTTGGTCAGTAACAGGTTCCTCTCCACTGAGGTAGCAGATACAGAAAGAGACACTTTGAGGGACAAATTCAATGGTGCCTCGAAAGCCTCCTTCTCCTCCATCTTTAGGTTTACTGGTAAGGGGCACTTTTTGCTGACCTCACTGGCAGGGGTGTATGGAGCCACCACAGGAGAACTTATATGCTCATGCTTCACTTGAATGGAAGGACTGGTGCTGTTAGTGATTGGCTGGCTCTTGCCAGGTTCGTGTTTAACAATAGCAGGGAGAGGTTTAGGAGCAAGCCATTGCTTGGCAGGTTTAAAGGCCTTTTTGTCATCTAAATTCTTGGGGGAGTCAATGGTCTTGATATGGTTTctagaaggaatgtttgggatcTCTGTGAAAGGCTTGTCCTTGTGACGTCTGTCTAGATGGTATCTCAAAGACGTTTTCTGTGCCGCGGCATAGTCACAGTATTCACATTTATAAGGTTTTTCACCTGTGAAAAAAGAGATGTAAATACTTATATTGTAAGAAAAACTACCAACATCTTAGAATACAAGCAAAGAGAGACGTAACAATCAAACAaagatgtaaaaataaaacatacacacacacacaaaaaaaaaaaaataagttagaAATATTTTACAAACCAGTGTGTGTCCTGAGATGAATATTGAGGTAATAGTTAGAGCGGAAAGTCTTCCCACAGTAACTGCATTTTCTTGGCGCAAGAATTTTGAGCTTCATTTTACCTGAGCCATCCTCACTTTTATCTGTAGAAGAAATAAGGCCCAGAGAACCTCTTTAATGAAATACGAAAAtaacaatttctttaaaataattattaaaaccattaatatgtacatttctgaattgaattgaatgcaACCATTTACATAAACGTTTTGCTCATCTCATGAATAAGGCCCCAATTAGAACTCTTTAAGAGTCTAGAACTATGCAAGAGTAATGTTTTAACAGACCAGCAGAGAGAGCTCCAAGATCTACTATCTGCACAAGCAGaaatgtctgtgtgtatgtgcattGAACTTGACTACTGAGACAGAAATAGCTTTTTTCTGTAGAGAGTTTAATAGAGAGTTAAATTAGTTTTATCTTTTTAAGTCACATAGTCCAATTCTAATTCCAAATGTACATAATTTGACTAGCTTTAAGCAACTTCTCCAATAATGACTACCTTAAGGTTTcttaaaatgaatagttcacccaaaaatgatcatttgctcatccttatgccatcccagatgtgtatgactttcttctgctgaacacaaacaaagatttttagaagaatatctcagctctttaggtctatACTATGCAAGGAaatggtgacaagaactttgaagctccaaaaagcacataaaggcagcataaaagtaattcatatgactccagtggtttaatccgtcttctgaagcgatctaatcgattttgggtgagaacagaccaaaatttaactcctttttcacagtacatcttcccattgcagtctctagtcatgatcatgattttaagtttgattaatcaagcttgaaatcatgatcatcaaggacactgctgatgtcaagatttattgtgaaaaaggagttacattgtggtctgttctcacccagaaccaAATGGATTGCTTAAGAAGGTGTGGATCAaacaactggagttgtatagattacttttatgctgcctttgtgtgctttttggagcttcaaaattattgccattatttacctgcattgtatggacctacagagctgtgatattcttctaaaaatcttcatttgtgttctgcagaagaaagttatacatatctgggatggcatgagagtaagtaaaccatgagagaattttcatttttagctgaactcttcctttaaggcTGGGATAGACTTTGTTTTTCCAGTCGAGCACTCTAGACTTTCAAAGTATTATCTTTTGACCGCGACTGTATACGGACACGGTCAACGCTACAGCACATACGACTGCTTTGCGATACTCTTTAATGTAGTAAATGCTACGTGCATATGTGACGACCTACAAAGACGCGAACTTGTATCTCGATATCGATCCTAAATCGATgatataatcaacaaataaaaagcctcagatttttgatgaaattacacagaaaacgaCTTGatgaaaagaactgcataaagtctcacagatacaaatgatgcgttttctgttttaatttgtctggattccatgttaaatgttttaattaaatgttatgatcaaatggtgtttaattaaattgatacatacagctttaatcaaattatatatatatattttttttttttttttttttattgcaattttattttgggtaaaataaactgctgcacaacagagcttcacagaatgaatgaaaacattaatgaaaaaaatccgATTACCTGTtgcacaaggctgctatggctgaatcacaacatgttgataaaacacttgcatttgtgatattgcttacagataataataccaataataataataataataataatattaaaaccaCCATTTAATATTAGATAATTGTTATGAGTATTATtgttactttttgaatattacattttaatacaatagttatatttttctgtatttcacgcatccagttgaatagagctttcatttaagtgggtcttttattttgacagacctgcgagttcttcctgttttgacgggttagttatatcaggcttcccattaatgctgggattgTCCCGTTGTGACTCTCGAGCTGAAATCCCCGAGCTGCAACGGAGGAGTTTAATtgttaacagccgtttatactctaaacacactgcatgaaaattaagcaccagtagtgtgtactgcgtttgtgtgagtgtgtgagcatgCGTACGTGTGAAGTAGATGGCAGAGCAGAGCAGCACCTCGttcaagatgatatcgtaccgtttacatttttttggtatTGCAATACTccgttagtaccggtaaaccgcgCAACCCTAGTCTGCACATGCAGTGCGCGACACAGAAAAtgcaagtatactttggcctttaggacCAACTGTTGACAGACAAAGGAATGTTGTTGCTTTTATGgagcaattaaaaatatatataaactagaGCTATCTATATTAACGTGTTAATGCgtgcaaaatattttaatgtttaaaattctttaacacaattacacatttaccaaTATGACATTAGATTCTGATGTTTTATTCTGCTCCGTGTGtgttctgaacactggttggaataggatGGAACCTTTGTGCTGCATCATTACACTGACGTACacgccacaaacacacacaacgaTGATTCCGTGTCAAttatcaagtgatggagaaagaacCTCTTAACTGTTATTTTtagtacaaaacaaacccagatgggacttgtgacaagcCACATTCGCATGTCCTTCTGGAGTGAAGCATCAACATTTCCCCGGCATCGCTTTGCGTTTCCGTCGTACCAGACAATTCACATGAAGTGTCATTACATGGACAGTGCAAGTGCTAAAAGACAttctctgcaagcgcttttcatgtggagttcaaagtggcatgaatcatgtaaatgcggcttcacgattgctgcaGCGAAGTGGATAGCcccaattaatattgtggaggatgaggatttaagggatttaatgcccatagATCTTTCACTTATTCAAACttcatttaatgttacttgaattggtgctattttagagaatttctgtctttatacagtattgtggaatgctttgtttggaaaatgttaataaaacattattgttaaatattactttcttttcttagaaggaactaaatgcacTTTGACAGGAAAACAAGTATATATAGTTaaatttcaacactttcaaaatctgcaattaatcacgattaactatgaaaaataatgcgattaaatatttgaatcgactgacagcactaatagaaacaaataaaataccaAATGCACAGATAATACCTGGATTAAAGGAGTCAACTGGCATTCCCTCTTCAGAGCCATCCTCGGAATACTCCTCGGCTCGGTCAAGAGAAGAATTGCTACAT from Myxocyprinus asiaticus isolate MX2 ecotype Aquarium Trade chromosome 29, UBuf_Myxa_2, whole genome shotgun sequence includes the following:
- the znf217 gene encoding zinc finger protein 217, which codes for MPTHLLIPYVESPDGLGHDLLSHSSASMPGTGSSMTPHASSVEKTDLQTERSLPLDCMFCEETFIHHEDLGPHLLSEHPTTFHAPAVLRVEAEFLTPSERARSKTSQAVEKNEELCCVVCGQAIADATELETHMRKHKDSFTYSCSLCGRRFKEPWFLKNHMRTHGGKAGSKNKNQDLETPATINDIVQDQLPSSVITPYKMCMVCGFFFSNKEVLTKHSKVHNREPEVDENTSVSSQLAEEDPESKEAFLQTLQLHASGDKAKQNHSSGRWISQLDPFNTYQAWQLATRGKLAAGPNLAKELNADSNSDNEDSGSDKEELGAIWASNGGDKPRRGLRVEIKPTAESPSPSPEQKGLIRKDKPTSCEECGKIFRTYHQLVLHSRIHKKERGGAESPTTPVEGRAQSVGSCSNSSLDRAEEYSEDGSEEGMPVDSFNPDKSEDGSGKMKLKILAPRKCSYCGKTFRSNYYLNIHLRTHTGEKPYKCEYCDYAAAQKTSLRYHLDRRHKDKPFTEIPNIPSRNHIKTIDSPKNLDDKKAFKPAKQWLAPKPLPAIVKHEPGKSQPITNSTSPSIQVKHEHISSPVVAPYTPASEVSKKCPLPVNLKMEEKEAFEAPLNLSLKVSLSVSATSVERNLLLTNTCTSCSYKTLYPEVLLMHKKLIHKEKLDVKKNGYRGPQKQKRYTGCPPALEGKDVTPLPQINRKHPRRTKSPLRQQEKPGEKASKHPQTSKISPTKERSRDQHQERHRGRESDVPTSSLSRIPERAAESSRKLNAPLVIDRDMSKQRPGMDHQRASMGKNGMVWPTDPGRLCLSDRFRNLTQMDFGEPSSKRQKSFEPLHAASGRHRENFNRPVPYGRNMKISLQTNSPVAPVKVTPATSSSSLQADWNVINLLGTYTPNNLTSLYHPTTASSSHGVMASPVTGNRSMIVPHYSTSMRIQTSPLCNERCGPSDKSS